GTGACCATTGATGCCGCCTCCAGCGCCGCGGCATTGGCGGCGACTGTGCGAACCGCCGACAACGGGCTTTCCGGGGCATGGACCCTCGGGGGGCTGCCCGATCAGCACCATGCGCGTGGCGGGAAAAACCTCCCTCTTCCAGTCCAGCAGGACCTGCGAATTGGCCGCGCATCCGGCCCTACTGCCCTCGTTCGTCCCGAGCATCAGCTAGATCAGGTTCGCCGGGCCGACATCAAACTCACCTAGCTGATTGGCGGAGATCGCGTGCGCGGTGCGCCACACGTGGTTGGCCCTTTGCGATCCGGCGATGGCGCTTCCCCTGCACCCGCAAAATCCGCTGCAGATGCACGTAGTACCAGTCGTTCCCGCTCGTCTGCCTGGTGCCGCCACCTTAGGGTTTTTACATCGCGGTCGTGTTGATGCTGTCGCCAATCACAGGCATGGTCTTTGGCGCGTTCAGGTCGAGATCAGGTTCGCAGCACTGGCGGTCTGCGGCACCGCCGTGTGCCGCGTGAAATTGATCGTATGCCCCTCGGCCGCGAAGCATGCGATGGCGATGGTCACCGTGCCGCTCAAGCCAAGGCCCACCAGCGCAACATGAGAAGCCGGCCCCACCTAGCTGCCGATCAGCGCGGCATTGGTCCGCTGCACCCATACCTTGAAGAGGTGCGTGCTAAAGACGGTGTTAGACTCCGCCACAGCACCCACCCCGGCGGGGGCACGATGTCGCCCAGCGTGTCGTCAACGGCACAGGCACGCCCCACGTTGTTGCCCCAAGCATAGGTTTTGCTCGCCCGCCAGTCTTCGCGCAGCGACCTGTCGTGAAAGGAAGGGGCCGCCCTGCCCTCCACCGGAAGAGGACGGGTATGATCGATTGCATCCGCCTTCGCTGTGCGAAATTGATGGTGTCGCGAGGGACGTGGTCGGCGAGGCTGATTATCAGCAGGGCATTCACGGCGCGTATCCTTTTCGAGGTGTCGCGCTGCTACAACGAAGGATAGCGTATAGGACAGCGAGTTTTTCAAACTAGATTTGCGGGACACGGCGAGTGGACCGGTTATAAAGATTTGCGAACCCAATATGATCGAAGAAAATAGAGCGGAACAACGTACGAAACGCAGCCGCAGAAAATGGCGCCACCAATCAACAAAATTGACGGAGTATGCGGTGGGACAAAGTACAGAACCAATGACGTTCCCACTATCATCACTCCAGTAATCACGGCAGGGAACCACATATCATCAATTAATTCCCTCAGAAAACAGAGAAGGCCCCGATCTAGCCGGGAACCAACAAAGATCAAAAAACTCATTACAGAGCGTATTGAGAATATACACGCAATATATGTCAGACCAGAAGACGCGAATGGAATCAGAAGGAGCAATCCGATTACAAACTCCCATACTCGGATCGCAAGCAATCGAGAATACTCACCTAAAAGTATCTTTCTAGCCCTATCAACCGATACTAAGCAGCTAAATATACCGCCTATGACCATAAAAGGAATCAGACGCGCGGAATCAGTCCAGTCTTCGCCGAAAATTTCGGGTACAAGCAAATTTGCGACAAGACCAAAACCTACAAAGCACGGAAAAACGACCAGACTTTGAGCGAAAAGCAGAGGCGACGCTTTCTCGCTCCCACCATTCTGATCGATGCGCGAAGATGTCACCAAGAAAATCTTATCAAAAGAGCTACCCACTAAATCCTGCAATATCTGAATGAGCCGTTTAGCTAAAGAATAAATTCCTGTTCCATTCGCACCCACCACAAAACCTAAGAGCAAAATGTCAAGCCGATTAGTTAGAACATTTAAAGCCGTTCCGACCAAAACAGAGCGCATGCCTACAATCTCCTTCGCGGTGCCGGAGTAAGTCGCAATACGCACTTGCGGAAACAAGTATCGTCTCAACGTCAGCAGAATAAAAGATATATGATAAGCAGCTAATTGCCCGACAAAACTCCAATAGCCATAACCTCTATAGGCAAGTGATATACCAACGACCGCACCAATAAATGTTGATATACTTGTAAAAAAGGCTAACCTCGAAGCCGGCGCGCTAAACAACAAAAGCGCTCGCGACGGAATTGTAGCCGATTGTAAAAATACAACGAATGCCATCGCAATTACGAGGAAGGCTAGCTCCCGGTAGTCGTATGCCAAGGAAAGGGGGTAGCCGAGTGCTGCGATAGCTAAGGAAAATATGGCACCAGCTACAATCGAAACGCCGACTGAGTTGCTTGGTAACGCCCCATTTTTAGCCGCTTTCGCAAGAAGCACATTCTCCACAGCATCGCCATAAAGTTTATCTGCAAAAATTAGCGCTGATGAGGCAATCGCGTAAATGCCATACTCAGCGACCGATATTAGCCCAACAATTATTGAAAATGACACAAAGACAATGCCATTGTAGACCCAGCGGGCCGCAAGCAGCCAAGCAACCCGGTTAAAAAGACTCATCTTGCCGCTCAATGTGAATGTTCCCAAGGACGCTCCCAATCACTGATCAAAATTCGATCGAGCAACTGACCAGCTCCATCCTTCATTCGAATGATCGCCCTCGGGTTGGGCGCCACCGAAAGTTCGGTTACGTTAGACAGATTCGAGCCATCTTGCGCAATCAGCCTCTCTGCAATTTCAAGATCTTCGAACATCCCGATTATCTTTTGATCTCGATCATAATTTGTAAGCGCCACTGTGTTTGCGTTGCCAATCAAACCGAAAATCAAAACGTGAAGTCGATTACTCAGAAGCCAGTCCGCGCCCTGATAGATGGCGATAAACTTGTCGATCTCAGTTTCCGGAGCTGTTAAGCTAACCTGCCGATCAGAAGAAAGAACGCTGGCCAGGTCTTTCGCAAAGCTACGGTCGAACTCCACTTGGACAGCTATTACAACACTAAGCTTCCGGCCCCTGTCTACCATTTGCAAAAATTTTTGAACCGTGGCTGTGATGATAGCAGCTTCTGTCGCGTCACGAGATCGAAAGCTCAAGACGGCATAGGAGCCCT
This is a stretch of genomic DNA from Aurantiacibacter arachoides. It encodes these proteins:
- a CDS encoding oligosaccharide flippase family protein, with the protein product MSGKMSLFNRVAWLLAARWVYNGIVFVSFSIIVGLISVAEYGIYAIASSALIFADKLYGDAVENVLLAKAAKNGALPSNSVGVSIVAGAIFSLAIAALGYPLSLAYDYRELAFLVIAMAFVVFLQSATIPSRALLLFSAPASRLAFFTSISTFIGAVVGISLAYRGYGYWSFVGQLAAYHISFILLTLRRYLFPQVRIATYSGTAKEIVGMRSVLVGTALNVLTNRLDILLLGFVVGANGTGIYSLAKRLIQILQDLVGSSFDKIFLVTSSRIDQNGGSEKASPLLFAQSLVVFPCFVGFGLVANLLVPEIFGEDWTDSARLIPFMVIGGIFSCLVSVDRARKILLGEYSRLLAIRVWEFVIGLLLLIPFASSGLTYIACIFSIRSVMSFLIFVGSRLDRGLLCFLRELIDDMWFPAVITGVMIVGTSLVLYFVPPHTPSILLIGGAIFCGCVSYVVPLYFLRSYWVRKSL
- a CDS encoding polysaccharide pyruvyl transferase family protein, encoding MSAMIFFLVRTQYENTGDLAINRECIKLLRQRGVLHVNVSGVPDAFVNGLQLYPQEIVSPKTFWANLIFQSLRGLSVYLFLVPGGLGGYDYPYRPLKELLFRFVYASLRKIGVRIIRLGCSFSPVLPSIEIPFRKRHESIDFIGLRDSTSLAYARALGLENVGFFPDFAFMLEPVAGEEAEGSYAVLSFRSRDATEAAIITATVQKFLQMVDRGRKLSVVIAVQVEFDRSFAKDLASVLSSDRQVSLTAPETEIDKFIAIYQGADWLLSNRLHVLIFGLIGNANTVALTNYDRDQKIIGMFEDLEIAERLIAQDGSNLSNVTELSVAPNPRAIIRMKDGAGQLLDRILISDWERPWEHSH